In Notolabrus celidotus isolate fNotCel1 chromosome 8, fNotCel1.pri, whole genome shotgun sequence, a genomic segment contains:
- the ints5 gene encoding integrator complex subunit 5 encodes MLRDQAMSVVFDGSPLKAMQSSHTLTAQTALSAQELSQEIKSFISGIDTVQGRKLSVREHARCAVRLLRSVPACRGAVLEHLRGVYDEYVSAFLHNLETEGDTSSGVSSNLEDIIQEVHGVLSEFIRLNPRAWAPLVSTWAVDLLGQLSSKHAGRRVAPHSSSLNELLQLWMSCSATRSLMEAYSQCLAAMLAWCPDACVDALLDTSVQHSPHFDWVVAHIGSAFPGTIISRVLACGLKDFCSHGTKEQGLMGMGVDKGSRVPKIGSVVGILGHLAAHHSDSIRKELLRMFQESLSPSSPLSPTSSSTSWESSPQLRRAAVPFLLQLAAMSPNLFGAVSAELVELLRPPVLLQLQALLQSLPREELDNMLGLAVHLISQSPSGGSRVLRFLADTATPASVIISGPTPSPHEGVREGCDRLLQMLLLHLHKLVFNRSDGSEVNPLHFASSQPQRVIPFLEELQSHIGELCAETLRLERKRHLWLHQLLCLLSVYGGPSVATEALCQLLTQARNPEELALAWQLHTTLSSCMAGLIPAAVARCVAQIHTHTLGPRQLRQLLLNLAAAIQSQDEERRGAAVGPQSSMAIQVGSAVSGNLHDFGPLLLHGDPAVSYAAVRLLSCSPLPRTSSPAQLLLLSRTSVTHFFLVLRRRGEVGKVGRDGGQAGEAVNCSVLLLSRLAAYSPLTLKAVLQQLVEGALHKGNADLFGGQATDMSGAPITAPSVSPDLGASLLDVNCRFGTTVNFSGSVWSVFHAGVIGKGLKVRTARHVPDPSGVIQNVQTLMCVVVQCCSSSGLNGSINGSRPPSDPDEPLPINAEAAKVVAVTMVENICPDVANSELSWPPEEHARTTVERDIHIRRCFEAHPVLFPLLQVVAAGRPALCYCSAVLRGLLATLLAHWEASREVLSTDSPWHLQASCLLVSCMGEGQLLPPVLANVHEAFPNITPFEVRLLLLAVWEYVRGNGPMPQKFVFSSERGLFCRDFSRDGDVARYVAPIHSVLHKNIDRLGHLCWRFQL; translated from the exons ATGTTGAGAGACCAAGCGATGTCTGTGGTGTTTGACGGGAGTCCGCTGAAAGCGATGCagagctcacacactctcacagcgCAGACTGCCCTGAG TGCTCAGGAACTGTCTCAGGAGATCAAGTCCTTCATCAGCGGCATTGACACTGTTCAGGGTCGGAAGCTCAGTGTCCGTGAACATGCGCGATGTGCTGTGCGTCTGCTGCGCTCGGTCCCTGCCTGCCGAGGTGCTGTGCTGGAGCATCTGAGAGGTGTTTATGATGAGTATGTCTCTGCTTTCCTGCACAACCTGGAGACAGAGGGCGATACCAGCTCTGGGGTCAGCTCAAACCTGGAGGACATCATTCAG GAGGTTCATGGTGTTCTGTCAGAGTTTATTCGACTCAACCCGCGGGCCTGGGCCCCTCTGGTATCCACGTGGGCTGTGGACTTGTTGGGTCAGCTAAGCAGCAAACATGCCGGCCGCAGGGTGGCCCCACACTCCTCCAGCCTCAATGAGCTGCTCCAGCTCTGGATGTCCTGCTCTGCCACTCGCTCCCTGATGGAAGCTTACTCCCAGTGTTTGGCTGCCATGTTGGCCTGGTGCCCTGACGCCTGTGTGGATGCACTGCTGGACACCTCAGTTCAGCACTCTCCACACTTTGATTGGGTGGTGGCTCATATTGGCTCAGCCTTTCCAGGAACTATCATCAGCCGAGTCTTGGCATGTGGACTCAAGGATTTCTGCTCTCATGGCACGAAGGAGCAGGGGCTGATGGGGATGGGAGTGGATAAAGGCAGCAGGGTGCCCAAGATTGGCTCAGTCGTGGGAATCCTTGGACACCTTGCAGCTCACCACTCAGACAGCATcaggaaggagctgctcaggatGTTTCAGGAAAGCTTGAGTCCATCAAGCCCTCTATCTCCAACTTCATCCTCCACATCTTGGGAGAGCTCACCTCAACTCCGTCGTGCTGCGGTGCCATTTTTGCTGCAATTGGCTGCTATGTCCCCCAACCTCTTTGGTgctgtgtctgcagagctggtAGAGCTGCTACGCCCTCCTGTCCTGCTCCAGCTGCAAGCCTTGCTGCAGAGCCTCCCCCGAGAGGAGCTTGATAACATGCTGGGCTTGGCTGTTCACCTCATTAGCCAGAGTCCATCAGGAGGGTCCCGTGTGCTCCGTTTTCTGGCCGACACAGCTACCCCGGCCTCTGTCATCATCTCCGGGCCGACACCCTCCCCTCATGAAGGAGTCAGAGAAGGTTGTGATCGTCTTCTCCAGATGCTGCTCCTGCATCTTCACAAGCTGGTCTTCAACCGCTCTGATGGGAGTGAAGTAAACCCTCTTCACTTTGCTTCCTCTCAGCCTCAGAGAGTTATCCCCTTCCTGGAAGAGCTGCAGTCTCATATAGGTGAGCTCTGTGCGGAGACCCTGCGACTGGAGAGGAAGCGTCACCTCTGGCTTCACCAGTTGTTGTGTCTGCTGTCAGTGTACGGAGGTCCAAGCGTGGCCACTGAGGCTCTCTGCCAGCTACTCACCCAGGCCCGCAACCCAGAGGAGCTGGCTCTGGCCTGGCAGCTCCACaccacactctcctcctgcATGGCTGGACTCATTCCTGCTGCTGTAGCTCGCTGTGTAGCCCAGATCCATACTCACACTCTGGGGCCCAGGCAGCTGAGGCAGCTGTTGCTTAACCTGGCTGCAGCCATCCAGAGTCAggatgaggagagaagaggagcagcTGTAGGCCCTCAGTCCTCCATGGCCATCCAGGTGGGCTCAGCGGTCTCTGGAAACCTCCATGATTTTGgccctctcctccttcatgGGGACCCGGCTGTATCTTATGCTGCTGTGCGCCTCCTGTCCTGTAGCCCGCTCCCTCGTACCTCCTCCCCGGCACAACTGCTCCTACTCTCCCGTACGTCTGTCACTCATTTCTTTCTGGTGCTgcggaggagaggtgaggtgGGCAAAGTAGGGAGAGATGGGGGACAGGCAGGCGAGGCGGTTAACTGTTCAGTGCTGCTCCTCTCTCGTCTGGCAGCATATTCTCCACTCACTCTCAAAGCCGTGCTTCAGCAGCTGGTTGAGGGAGCGCTCCATAAAGGTAATGCTGATCTGTTTGGAGGGCAGGCCACAGACATGTCTGGTGCTCCGATTACTGCACCATCTGTGTCCCCTGACCTTGGAGCCTCTCTGCTGGATGTTAACTGCCGGTTTGGTACCACAGTCAACTTTTCTGGCAGTGTGTGGTCAGTTTTTCATGCAGGAGTGATTGGCAAGGGGCTGAAGGTCCGCACTGCTAGACACGTACCTGACCCATCAGGGGTCATCCAG AATGTCCAGACACTCATGTGTGTTGTAGTTCAGTGTTGCAGCTCCTCCGGTCTCAACGGCTCCATCAATGGCTCCCGGCCACCATCAGACCCTGATGAGCCGCTACCCATTAACGCAGAGGCTGCCAAAGTTGTGGCAGTGACTATGGTGGAAAACATTTGTCCAGATGTTGCCAACAGTGAGCTGTCCTGGCCCCCAGAAGAGCACGCCCGCACCACAGTGGAGCGAGACATCCATATTCGGCGTTGCTTTGAGGCCCATCCTGTGCTATTCCCTCTACTGCAGGTGGTGGCAGCTGGACGCCCAGCTCTCTGCTACTGCTCTGCCGTGCTCAGAGGCCTCCTTGCAACTCTGCTGGCCCACTGGGAGGCTTCCCGCGAGGTGTTGTCTACAGACTCCCCATGGCACCTCCAGGCCTCCTGCCTCCTGGTGTCCTGCATGGGAGAGGGCCAGCTCCTGCCCCCTGTCCTGGCCAATGTCCATGAAGCCTTCCCCAACATCACTCCCTTTGAAGTGAGGCTGCTGCTCCTGGCTGTGTGGGAGTACGTGAGGGGCAATGGGCCCATGCCCCAGAAGTTTGTGTTCAGCTCAGAGAGGGGCTTGTTTTGCAGGGATTTCTCACGGGACGGTGACGTAGCAAGATATGTGGCTCCAATTCACAGCGTCCTTCATAAAAACATTGATAGATTGGGACACCTGTGCTGGCGATTTCAGCTCTAA
- the LOC117817221 gene encoding phospholipase A and acyltransferase 3-like yields MAPTLYDEKPEPGDLIEIFRGSYQHWAVYVGDGFVIHLAPPSEVPGAGANSMMSVLAEKAMVKKEELWDVVGTNKWKISNVLDKKYEPRPVLVIVREARALVGTELPYCVFRGNCEHFANELRYGKAESRQVRKAEEMVMVAGAATLLGLGVVALAGVLFGSSKTKDKNTQ; encoded by the exons ATGGCCCCTACACTG tACGATGAGAAACCAGAGCCTGGGGACTTGATCGAGATCTTCCGTGGCAGCTATCAGCACTGGGCAGTGTATGTTGGCGATGGGTTTGTGATTCACTTGGCTCCCCCCT ctgaGGTCCCAGGTGCAGGTGCCAACAGCATGATGTCTGTCCTAGCAGAGAAGGCGATGGTGAAGAAAGAGGAGCTGTGGGATGTAGTGGGGACCAACAAATGGAAAATCAGCAACGTCCTCGACAAGAAGTACGAGCCTCGACCTGTTCTAGTCATTGTGAGGGAGGCCCGTGCCCTGGTGGGTACTGAGCTGCCCTATTGCGTCTTTAGGGGGAACTGTGAGCACTTTGCTAACGAACTGCGATACGGAAAGGCTGAGTCCCGCCAG GTCCGTAAGGCAGAAGAAATGGTCATGGTTGCAGGAGCGGCTACATTGCTGGGTCTTGGTGTCGTTGCTCTGGCAGGAGTTTTGTTTGGAAGtagcaaaacaaaagacaagaaCACGCAGTGA